From the genome of Tachysurus fulvidraco isolate hzauxx_2018 chromosome 20, HZAU_PFXX_2.0, whole genome shotgun sequence, one region includes:
- the frmd8 gene encoding FERM domain-containing protein 8, with translation MEGDECDISSEQSELSRSNRGSVSSSVTRAQDVLVYLVSDGAVQVCVESVGCVCVQDLGRSVRDALNIPDSAQDVFAFWLCSPLLELQLKPKHQPYKLCRQWQDLLYRFTDGHTEDIALDEPCLQYKRNVFYPKSKELQVEDENVLRLLYDEAKLNIVEGRYPCDPEHWSRLAALSCAIEIGTGLDDQQLTAAIRDKKLSSLLPAHVVGGVGAGLLSTLRLRTGRRAELEQNLLKEYRTLHTESRPLILQYLGICHTLPYYGCAFFVGEIDKPAQGLLQRGGRKVVSVGISLEGVYVIDTKEKHVLLGLRFSELSWDHTYPDAEGDSHILWLEFDGEEDGTPVNKLLKIYSKQAELMSGLIEFCVELRSVGDSAASQMASAQEQSVEGARGRRVGKVRRQSSVVCSRVHTLNTISYVDDGKEIKRLKPKRAASFFTKQTPPSYSAVQVTDNLEQS, from the exons atggaGGGAGATGAGTGTGATATTTCCTCAGAACAGTCTGAACTTTCTCGCTCAAATAGAGGAAGTGTTTCTTCATCAGTCACTCGTG ctcAAGATGTTTTGGTGTACCTGGTCAGTGATGGggcagtacaggtgtgtgtagagagtgtaggctgtgtgtgtgtacaggaccTCGGACGCAGTGTGAGAGACGCCCTCAACATTCCTGACTCAGCTCAGGACGTCTTTGCCTTCTGGCTCTGTTCACCCCTGTtgg agcTGCAGTTGAAGCCAAAACACCAGCCATATAAATTGTGTCGTCAGTGGCAGGACCTTTTGTACCGCTTCACTGATGGACACACAGAGGACATTgcactag ATGAGCCATGTCTGCAGTACAAGAGGAACGTTTTTTACCCCAAATCTAAAGAActtcag gtggAAGATGAGAATGTGTTGCGGCTCCTGTATGATGAGGCAAAATTAAACATCGTTGAGGGCCGGTACCCATGTGACCCTGAGCACTGGAGTCGATTGGCTGCTCTGTCCTGTGCTATCGAGATCGGTACAGGACTTGATGACCAGCAGCTGACTGCCGctatcag AGACAAGAAGTTGTCATCGCTGCTGCCAGCCCATGTAGTGGGGGGTGTGGGGGCCGGGCTCCTCTCCACCCTCAGGCTGAGGACGGGGCGACGTGCTGAACTAGAGCAGAACTTACTGAAGGAGTATCGCACGCTACACACTGAATCACGCCCGCTCATCCTTCAGTACCTCGGCATCTGTCACACACTGCCTTATTAtgg gtgTGCATTCTTTGTGGGTGAGATAGACAAGCCAGCTCAGGGTCTGCTACAGCGTGGTGGGCGTAAGGTGGTGAGTGTAGGGATCAGTCTGGAAGGAGTGTATGTCATCGACACTAAGGAGAAG CATGTGCTCCTGGGTCTGCGGTTCTCAGAGCTGTCTTGGGATCATACCTACCCTGATGCTGAGGGAGATTCGCACATCTTGTGGCTGGAGTTTGATGGAGAAGAAGATGGAACGCCTGTCAATAAATTACTGAAAATTTACTCtaaacag GCGGAGCTGATGAGCGGTCTGATTGAGTTCTGTGTGGAGTTGCGCTCTGTTGGTGACTCGGCTGCCTCCCAGATGGCTTCAGCTCAGGAGCAGAGTGTAGAGGGAGCGAGGGGGCGACGTGTGGGGAAAGTCCGCAGGCAGAGCAGTGTAGTGTGCAGCAGAGtgcacacactcaacaccatcaGTTATGTGGATGACG GGAAAGAGATAAAGCGTCTGAAACCTAAGAGAGCGGCGTCCTTCTTCACCAAACAAACTCCTCCCTCTTACTCTGCTGTTCAGGTGACGGACAACTTGGAGCAGAGCTGA
- the LOC113650249 gene encoding ubiquinol-cytochrome-c reductase complex assembly factor 3 has translation MSALRKLLVYTGAVTALITGYVFWRSLEPGEQRNREILKNLPESNPARMEESRRRNVQIMEVLKEAAETNNNIARTFGNQK, from the exons ATGAGCGCGTTACGGAAGCTGCTCGTGTACACGGGGGCCGTGACAGCGCTGATCACCGGGTACGTGTTCTGGAGGAGCCTCGAACCCGGAGAGCAGCGGAACAGGGAGATACTGAAG AACTTGCCAGAGTCAAATCCAGCACGGatggaggagagcaggaggaggaacGTTCAGATCATGGAAGTGCTCAAAGAAGCAGCAGAGACAAACAACAACATTGCACGAACCTTCGGCAACCAGAAATAA
- the mrpl49 gene encoding mitochondrial ribosomal protein L49 gives MRRGDHKMAATVSSVCVTLSRSVWNKNRLYHTVRRIPTSAACLRTHSSSARGGSAVTESTDEFCFVERLIPPTRVPPPPKHTGPAPSGWTPPSATPPSLPYMIRRSRMHNIPIYSDIKHGNQKNTVVRRVEGDIWALNKDMKNHLQQLTGREPPTKVNEVTMSIRIKGQFDMELKEWLLKLGF, from the exons ATGCGCAGAGGGGACCACAAAATGGCGGCCACCGTGAGCAGCGTTTGTGTGACACTGAGCAGATCTGtgtggaataaaaacagattatatCACACAGTCAGGAGAATTCCGACTTCTGCAGCCTGTTTACGG ACACACAGCAGCTCAGCTAGAGGAGGTTCTGCAGTAACTGAGAGCACCGATGAGTTCTGCTTTGTGGAGCGACTGATTCCTCCAACACGTGTACCGcctccacccaaacacacaggCCCCGCCCCATCAGGATGGACCCCAccctcag CTACACCTCCATCGCTGCCCTACATGATCCGACGCTCTCGAATGCACAATATTCCCATTTACTCTGACATCAAACATGGAAACCAGAAGAACACTGTGGTGCGGAGGGTGGAGGGAGACATCTGG gCTCTCAATAAAGATATGAAAAATCATCTGCAGCAGTTGACGGGCAGAGAGCCGCCCACCAAGGTCAACGAGGTCACCATGAGCATCCGCATTAAAGGCCAATTTGATATGGAGCTGAAGGAGTGGCTGCTGAAGCTGGGCTTCTGA
- the vps51 gene encoding vacuolar protein sorting-associated protein 51 homolog, producing the protein MEVDESSGAPKRRVHGLLQLYYGLSVDGKPEQEEAADPCDINGPQFDPELFLNKMRKECSLTELMDQESCMVKQIRSLDSDMQTLVYENYNKFISATDTIRKMKNDFKKMEDEMDCLSANMAAITEFSAKISSTLQDQHTQITKLSGVHSLVRKLQFLFEFPAWLRKCVECGEFGRAVSAQRRARCVLNHYNNITSFRGIQDGCNTIMLELTLHLRDRFSDNSASAKELSECVELLLQLDEPAEELCDKFLSHAHSKLEADLQVLEAELSDSTQKPTLVSPSNSNPFLSPANRMDILEFIDRGCNEFVSNLCLVIASYQELFITRPQGGDQALQHLPQMASEKLQCFVDTLAGRYFTLVERRIQEEKGVGDNSLLVRALDRFHRRLQAVSKLLPGSVVTSRGTDIVINAARERIKQYLCALQSFYLDSLTDVRQALAAPRTTVSGASGTGGSAAKDSQPTLPDLLTSLSNSILNQIKSVLMSVHLFTAKDITFSNKPYFKGEFCSQGVREGLIVSFIKFICQSSRQFCESAGDRSSSTPPTLLLLLSRLCLDYDTSTISYILTLTDEQFLTPPHSPITTVTTLCAEAREAAQKLLNHYVKVQGLIISQMLRKSVETRDWVNTIEPRNVRAVMKRVVEDTTAIDVQVGLLYEEGVRKAHSSDSSKRTFSVYSSSRQQLRYAPSYTPSAPMDTNLLSNIHKLFSERIDIFSPVEFNKVSVLTGIVKISLKSLVECVRVRSFGRFGLQQVQVDCHYLQLYLWRFVSDENLVHFLLDEIVSSTAHRCIDPVPMEQSVIELICERG; encoded by the exons ATGGAGGTTGATGAAAGCAGTGGGGCTCCGAAGCGGAGGGTTCACGGCCTGCTGCAGCTTTATTACGGCCTCAGTGTGGACGGGAAACCGGAGCAGGAGGAAGCCGCGGATCCGTGTGACATCAACGGGCCTCAGTTCGACCCTGAGCTTTTCCTCAACAAG atgagaaAGGAGTGCTCTCTAACAGAACTAATGGACCAGGAGAGCTGTATGGTGAAGCAGATTCGCTCTCTGGACAGTGACATGCAGACTCTGGTCTATGAAAATTACAACAAGTTTATTTCTGCTACAG acaCCATcaggaaaatgaaaaatgacttTAAGAAGATGGAGGATGAGATGGACTGTCTCTCAGCCAACATGGCTGCCATCACAGAGTTCAGTGCTAAGATCAGCAGCACACTGCAGGACCAGCACACACAGATCACCAAGCTGTCAG gggtTCACTCTCTGGTGCGTAAGCTGCAGTTCCTGTTCGAGTTCCCAGCATGGTTAAGGAagtgtgttgagtgtggtgAGTTTGGGCGAGCGGTCAGTGCTCAGAGGAGGGCGCGCTGTGTCCTCAACCACTACAACAACATCACCTCGTTCAGGGGCATCCAGGATGGGTGTAACACCATCATGCTGGAACTAACACTGCACCTCAGGGACAGGTTCAG TGACAACAGTGCGAGTGCGAAGGAGCTGTCAGAGTGCGTGGAGCTGCTGCTGCAGCTAGACGAACCAGCTGAGGAGCTCTGTGACAAATTCCTAAGCCACGCCCACTCTAAGCTGGAGGCGGATCTACAGGTCTTAGAGGCGGAACTTAGCGATTCCACCCAGAAGCCAACCCTTGTGTCTCCATCCAATTCGAACCCTTTCCTGTCCCCGGCAAACAGGATGGACATTCTGGAGTTCATCGATCGAGGCTGTAACGAGTTTGTCAGTAATCTTTGTTTAGTTATTGCCTCTTATCAGGAGTTATTTATTACTCGTCCACAGGGAGGCGATCAAGCTCTCCAACACCTTCCTCAGATGGCCAGTGAGAAGCTGCAGTGTTTTGTGGACACTTTGGCAGGCAGGTACTTCACACTAGTGGAGCGCAGGATACAGGAGGAGAAGGGCGTAGGGGACAATTCCCTCCTTGTGAGAGCGTTGGATCGTTTCCACCGCCGTCTCCAGGCCGTGTCTAAATTGCTTCCGGGGTCAGTGGTCACGAGCCGGGGGACTGACATCGTTATCAATGCGGCACGAGAGCGAATCAAACAGTACCTGTGTGCGTTACAGAGCTTCTACCTGGATAGCCTGACTGATGTCAGACAAGCTCTCGCTGCACCACGGACCACAGTTAGTGGAGCTAGTGGAACGGGCGGTTCTGCTGCCAAAGATTCCCAGCCCACTCTCCCAGATTTACTGACCTCGCTGTCAAACTCCATTCTCAATCAGATCAAATCTGTTTTAATGTCTGTGCACCTCTTCACTGCTAAAGACATCACCTTCTCCAACAAACCCTACTTCAAG ggggAGTTCTGCAGTCAAGGTGTGAGAGAGGGGCTTATTGTGAGCTTCATTAAGTTTATCTGTCAGTCATCACGTCAGTTCTGTGAGAGTGCAGGCGACCGGAGCAGCTCAACCCCGCCCACATTACTGCTGTTGCTGTCACGCCTCTGCCTCGACTATGACACCTCCACTATCTCCTACATCCTCACGCTGACTGATGAGCAGTTCCTCACAccg CCTCATTCTCCGATAACTACAGTGACGACTCTGTGTGCTGAGGCCCGAGAGGCAGCACAGAAACTCCTCAACCACTACGTCAAG gtTCAGGGTTTAATCATCTCTCAGATGTTGAGGAAGAGTGTGGAGACAAGGGACTGGGTGAACACCATCGAGCCACGGAACGTACGTGCGGTCATGAAGAGAGTGGTGGAGGACACGACGGCCATTGACGTCCAG gtgggCTTGCTATATGAGGAGGGGGTGAGGAAAGCCCACAGCAGTGACTCCAGTAAACGTACATTCTCTGTCTACAGCAGCTCCAGACAACAGCTGCGTTATGCGCCCAGCTACACacccag cgcTCCAATGGACACCAACCTGTTGAGTAACATCCACAAGCTTTTCTCTGAGAGAATCGACATCTTCAGCCCTGTGGAGTTCAACAAG gtgtctGTGCTTACAGGTATAGTGAAGATCAGTCTGAAGTCGTTGGttgagtgtgtacgtgtgcgctCGTTCGGTCGGTTCGGATTGCAGCAGGTACAAGTGGACTGTCACTACCTGCAGCTTTACCTGTGGCGCTTTGTCTCGGATGAAAACCTTGTCCACTTCCTGCTGGATGAGATTGTGAGCAGCACAGCACATCGCTGCATAGATCCAGTTCCCATGGAGCAGAGTGTCATTGAACTCATCTGTGAGCGGGGGTAG
- the tm7sf2 gene encoding delta(14)-sterol reductase TM7SF2: protein MKSNKHTTPHTTDTEFGGAIGAACLIVLLPLTVLFLMSVCVSEEGAVFRWPPTLPPLSDFYDPRAVFIITGWISTHILLYLLPVGKVSEGLVLRDGSRLKYPINGFHALCVTAVLVCVCVCLGVPLAVLYELMVPLAVCAVGVAFLLSLYLYTSSFWAPAHALAPGGHTGHAVYDFFIGRELNPRIGSFDLKYFCELRPGLIGWVVLNAVMLLKEVELRGTPSVSMLLVNVFQLLYVTDALWNEEAVLSTMDIVHDGFGFMLAFGDLVWVPFTYGLQAAFLVSHPHELTPFSVLTIIVLNGVGYYTFRKSNSQKNQFRRDPTHSSVRHLETIPTATGKRLLVSGWWGFVRHPNYLGDLLMALAWSLPCGFSHILPYFYVLYFSVLLVHREARDEHQCRVKYGVSWDAYCRRVPYRIVPYIY, encoded by the exons ATGAAgtccaacaaacacacaacaccacacaccactgacacagaGTTTGGAGGGGCAATag gtgctgcATGTCTAATAGTGCTCCTCCCTCTCACGGTGCTCTTcctgatgagtgtgtgtgtgtctgaggagGGTGCTGTGTTCCGCTGGCCCCCCACACTGCCCCCCCTCTCAGACTTCTACGACCCCCGAGCTGTGTTCATCATCACTGGGTGGATCAGCACACACATTCTGCTCTACTTGCTCCCAGTGGGCAAG GTGTCAGAGGGTTTAGTACTCAGGGATGGAAGCAGActgaaatatccaataaatg GGTTCCATGCGCTGTGTGTGACAGccgtgttggtgtgtgtgtgtgtgtgtttgggcgtACCCCTGGCTGTCCTGTATGAGCTGATGGTGCCGTTAGCAGTGTGTGCAGTGGGCGTGGCCTTCCTGCTCTCCCTCTACCTCTACACTTCCTCCTTCTGGGCTCCTGCACATGCCTTGGCACCAGGAGGACACacag gacATGCTGTGTATGATTTCTTTATTGGACGGGAGTTAAACCCACGCATCGGCTCATTCGatctgaaatatttctgtgaGCTGCGACCAGGGTTAATTGGCTGG GTGGTGCTGAATGCAGTGATGCTGCTAAAGGAGGTTGAGCTCAGAGGAACACCATCAGTGTCAATGCTGCTGGTCAACGTCTTCCAATTGCTCTATGTCACAGACGCTCTGTGGAACGAA gaggcAGTGTTGAGCACCATGGACATTGTTCACGATGGGTTTGGCTTTATGTTGGCTTTTGGTGATTTGGTTTGGGTTCCGTTCACATATGGCCTCCAAGCAGCCTTCCTTGTGTCACACCCCCATGAGCTCACGCCCTTCAGTGTCCTTACTATCATCGTCCTGAACG GAGTCGGATATTACACCTTCCGAAAGTCCAACTCTCAGAAGAACCAGTTCAGGAGAGACCCAACACACAGCAGTGTCCGAC atttagAGACGATTCCCACAGCAACAGGAAAGCGGCTGTTAGTGTCAGGATGGTGGGGGTTCGTCAGACACCCTAATTACCTTGGAGACCTTTTAATGGCACTGGCGTGGTCTCTGCCTTGTG GGTTCTCTCACATCCTACCGTACTTCTATGTGCTGTACTTCAGCGTGTTGTTGGTGCACAGGGAGGCACGAGACGAGCACCAGTGCAGAGTGAAGTACGGAGTATCTTGGGACGCTTACTGCAGACGAGTGCCTTACAGGATCGTCCCCTACATCTACTGA
- the znhit2 gene encoding zinc finger HIT domain-containing protein 2 — protein sequence MESRNTPVFVRSLLSDRDASHEHVWPSGDDVSPAADEQNTLWSLRPCGLCLSHPARYTCPRCHVPYCGLSCYRGSAHTTCSELFYKDCVCEELRQRGRVQHEDTIHMRDILMKSQQAEGGLGPVIKDLMENSGGRVTERDTETMTLLSRLAEIQTDREEGHEDEVQDILQRLRQTDSEEEEDEEGEDVVTRLSGLNIESLDEDELWKLLPEKDKQRFEQLLKDGAIGALVPIWRPWWEEHERDRAVLIEDLQQEGHAEETRSSEEGEDRDVREVDTASAPPLKQEVKKHKVKMEESRNAPLSISCEIPPMSSLCSASPSPLVRFSLVNVLYGYAFALPLFNGDVSETQQLLEFTQLLLSVSECLGRNLTFGSFSEALSAAMASASSENRDADSTLSAVEGVAHILSGVSKDKGAGYTLSALAHLRSVLSRARVAAPRDHAHFRRMCFLAEKKCEFLQAWANESTHTLRGLARWAWAEYQKLTAERQEMERDRKQVEESWKKGRARGKVTIEEI from the coding sequence ATGGAGAGCAGAAACACACCAGTGTTTGTGAGGTCACTTCTGAGCGACAGAGACGCGTCACATGAGCACGTGTGGCCGTCTGGTGATGATGTGAGTCCAGCTGCTGATGAACAGAACACGTTGTGGTCATTGCGACCTTGTGGGCTTTGTCTCAGTCACCCTGCACGTTACACTTGTCCCCGCTGTCACGTCCCCTACTGTGGACTGTCCTGTTATCGTGGTTCAGCTCACACGACATGTTCAGAGCTGTTTtataaagactgtgtgtgtgaggagctgAGACAGCGCGGCAGGGTGCAGCACGAGGACACGATCCACATGAGGGACATCCTAATGAAGTCACAGCAGGCAGAGGGGGGACTGGGCCCAGTCATAAAGGACCTGATGGAGAACAGTGGAGGACGAGTGACCGAGAGGGACACAGAGACTATGACTCTGCTGTCCAGACTAGCCGAGATTCAGACGGACAGAGAGGAAGGACACGAGGACGAGGTACAGGACATCCTGCAgagactcagacagacagatagtgaggaggaggaagatgaggaaggGGAAGATGTAGTAACGAGGCTGTCAGGACTAAACATCGAGTCTCTTGATGAAGATGAGCTGTGGAAGCTCCTGCCGGAGAAGGACAAGCAGAGGTTTGAGCAGCTGCTGAAGGACGGAGCGATCGGTGCTCTCGTCCCAATATGGCGGCCGTGGTGGGAGGAGCATGAGCGAGACCGTGCAGTTCTGATCGAGGACCTCCAGCAGGAGGGACATGCTGAAGAAACACGCAGCTCAGAGGAAGGAGAGGACAGAGACGTTCGAGAGGTGGACACGGCCTCAGCACCTCcactgaaacaggaagtcaagAAACACAAGGTAAAAATGGAGGAAAGCAGAAACGCTCCTCTTTCTATCAGCTGTGAAATCCCGCCCATGTCCTCTCTTTGCTCTGCGTCTCCGTCCCCACTGGTGAGGTTCAGCTTGGTCAACGTGCTGTACGGTTACGCCTTCGCTCTGCCCCTCTTTAACGGAGACGTGTCAGAGACGCAGCAGCTGCTGGAGTTCACTCAGCTTCTTCTGTCCGTGTCCGAGTGTTTGGGACGCAACCTGACATTTGGCTCCTTCTCTGAGGCCCTGAGTGCGGCGATGGCGTCTGCATCCTCGGAAAACCGTGACGCAGACTCGACACTGAGCGCAGTAGAAGGTGTGGCTCACATCCTGAGCGGCGTGAGTAAGGACAAGGGGGCGGGATACACACTGTCAGCTCTCGCCCATCTGCGCTCTGTGCTCAGCAGGGCGCGTGTCGCAGCTCCCCGTGACCACGCCCACTTCAGGAGGATGTGTTTCTTAGCAGAGAAGAAATGTGAGTTCCTGCAGGCGTGGGCCaacgagagcacacacacactgaggggTTTAGCCAGATGGGCGTGGGCAGAGTATCAGAAACTGACAGCTGAGAGacaggagatggagagagacaggaagcaGGTGGAGGAGAGCTGGAAGAAAGGAAGAGCACGAGGAAAAGTGACGATTGAAGAGATTTAA